Proteins encoded within one genomic window of Dermatophilus congolensis:
- the aspA gene encoding aspartate ammonia-lyase: MSTTRTETDLLGSKDVPANAYYGIHATRAIENFPISGHTINDTPAMIRGMVMVKKAAAMTNKTLGALKPEIADAIIWACDQMLDNNRCMDQFPIDVFQGGAGTSLNMNTNEVIANLALEHLGEPKGNYKIVNPNDDVNRSQSTNDAYPCGFRLAVDTMLGELADTLGELNATFANKGDEFTEILKMGRTQLQDAVPMTLGQEFTAFAVTLGEELRHLDNARTLLLEMNLGATAIGTGLNTPPEYANLALVNLARVSGRPCIPAPNLIEATSDCGAYVMAHAALKRLAVKLSKICNDLRLLSSGPRAGLNEINLPEMQAGSSIMPAKVNPVIPEVVNQVCFKVMGNDLTVSLAAEAGQLQLNVMEPVIAQALFESISLLKNACTTLRTKCIQGITANPDVCHEYVTNSIGVVTYLNDYIGHTAGDAVGKEAAATGRSVREIVLERELMDADLLDRVLSRENLMRPRDLRELAENGTPSDPQAAR; the protein is encoded by the coding sequence ATGAGCACCACACGCACCGAAACCGACCTACTCGGAAGCAAAGACGTCCCCGCCAACGCCTACTACGGCATCCACGCCACCAGAGCCATCGAAAACTTCCCCATCTCCGGACACACCATCAATGACACCCCCGCCATGATCCGCGGCATGGTCATGGTCAAAAAAGCCGCAGCAATGACCAACAAAACCCTCGGGGCACTCAAACCCGAAATCGCCGACGCAATCATCTGGGCCTGCGACCAAATGCTCGACAACAACCGCTGCATGGACCAATTCCCCATCGACGTATTCCAAGGCGGCGCCGGCACATCCCTCAACATGAACACCAACGAAGTCATCGCCAACCTCGCCCTCGAACACCTCGGCGAGCCCAAAGGAAACTACAAAATCGTCAACCCCAACGACGACGTCAACCGCAGCCAATCCACCAACGATGCATACCCCTGCGGATTCCGCCTCGCCGTCGACACCATGCTCGGCGAACTAGCAGACACACTCGGCGAGCTCAACGCCACCTTTGCCAACAAAGGCGACGAATTCACCGAAATCCTCAAAATGGGACGCACCCAACTCCAAGACGCCGTCCCCATGACCCTCGGCCAAGAATTCACCGCCTTCGCCGTCACCCTCGGAGAAGAACTCCGCCACCTCGACAATGCCCGCACCCTCCTACTCGAAATGAACCTCGGCGCCACAGCTATCGGAACCGGACTCAACACGCCCCCCGAATACGCCAATCTCGCCCTCGTCAACCTCGCTCGAGTCAGCGGCCGCCCCTGCATCCCCGCCCCCAACCTCATCGAAGCCACCAGCGACTGCGGGGCCTACGTCATGGCCCACGCAGCACTCAAACGCCTTGCCGTCAAACTCTCCAAAATCTGCAACGACCTACGCCTCCTATCCTCCGGACCCCGCGCAGGACTCAACGAAATCAACCTGCCCGAAATGCAAGCAGGTTCATCGATCATGCCCGCCAAAGTGAACCCCGTCATACCTGAAGTCGTTAACCAGGTCTGCTTCAAAGTCATGGGCAACGACCTCACCGTCTCCCTCGCCGCAGAAGCCGGACAACTCCAACTCAACGTCATGGAACCCGTCATCGCCCAAGCGCTCTTCGAGTCCATCTCACTGCTCAAAAACGCCTGCACCACCCTGCGCACCAAATGCATTCAAGGCATCACCGCCAACCCCGACGTATGCCACGAATACGTCACAAACTCCATCGGCGTGGTTACCTACCTCAACGACTACATCGGCCACACAGCCGGTGACGCCGTCGGCAAAGAAGCCGCCGCAACAGGTAGAAGCGTCCGCGAAATCGTCCTCGAACGAGAACTCATGGACGCAGACCTACTCGACCGCGTACTTTCACGCGAAAACCTCATGCGCCCCCGCGATCTGCGCGAACTCGCAGAAAACGGGACTCCCTCCGACCCACAGGCTGCTCGATGA